A stretch of DNA from Acidimicrobiia bacterium:
GATGGTGATCGATCGGTGCTCGGTGGCGTGGACGGAGTCGGCGACCCCGTACACCTACACGTGCTCGGGGACGACGAGCTCGGTGGTGGCGAGTCGTGCGGTGATCGGTGCGGGGATCGCGTTGAGCAACCTGACGTTGACTGCGAACACCGACAACTACCTGCGCGTGACGTTGACCCTGCCGTCGACAGCGGGGAACACGTTCCAGAACCAGTCGTCGGTCATCAACTATGCGTTCACCGCAACGCAGCGCAACGGGCAGCCGGCGTAGGAGCGCGCATCGCGCGCTCGCGCACGCCCGGATCGCGTTCGCGGTCGTCACCGCGGCACTCGTCGCCGCGTGCTCGCTGTTCGCGGTCGCGATCGTCGCCGCGCACCTGACGGGACGCCGCCTGGTTCCCGTCCGGTCCGGTTCCATGGGCGCGGCGGTCCCGACCGGGTCGCTCGTCGTCGAGCAGCGAGTCCCGGTCCGCGACGTTCGTGTGGGAACGGTGATCCTGTTCCACGTCCCGGTGGCTGCTCGCGCGTCGGCTTCGTCCGCCCCGGCGTCCACGCCCGCGCGCCCTCTGGTCGTTCACCGGGTCGAGGGCGTGACGGGCCGCGGTCGCGCCCGGTCGTTCGTCACGAAGGGCGACGCCAACCCGGCGCCCGACCCGTGGCTCGTGCACCCCGCGGGGGACGACGTGTGGACGGCGCGTCACGTCGTCCCCGGGATGGGGCGCGTGTACCTGTTCCTCGCTCGACGCGACGTCGACGTCGTGCTCGTCCTGCTCGCCGCGGCTCCGCTCGTCGCCGCGCTGGCCGGCCGGGCGTGGCGCGACGCGTGGAACCGCGAGCGTCGCAGCCGCGCCGCACGCCGACGTGCGCGGGCGGTGCTCGTCCACCGGTTCGCGCGCGCGACGGCGACCAGCGCTGCGCTCGCCGTCGTCGTCGCGGCGCCGAGCGCGTTCGGGATGTTCACCGGCACCGCGACGGTCTCGGGCGTCACGTACGCGACCGGCGTGCTCGCCGCACCGTCGCCGCTGTCGTGTGCATGGGTCGGATCGAACGACGTCCGGCTGACGTGGACGAACACGTCTCCGACGTTCGCGCTCGGCTACGACGTGTCGCGCAGCAACACGAGCGGAAGTGGCTACGCGTTGCTCACGAGCACGTCGGGCGCGACGTCGACGACGACCGACGACACCAACCCCTCACCACCCACGCTCCGGTACTACACGGTGACCGCGACGCACAAGCCGAGCTCGTGGACCAGCCCGGCGTCGAACGAGGTCGCGACGACGGACTGCTCGGACGTCATCACGACGATCGCGGGCTCGACGTCGTCAGGCTTCTCGGGTGACGGAGGCCCCGCCACGAGCGCGAAGTTCAAGGCCCCGTCGGGAATCGCGTCCGACGCCGCCGGCGACGTGTACGTCGCCGACACCAGCAACAACCGGATTCGTCGCATCGACGCGACGACGGGCGTCGTGACGACGGTGGCGGGCGGTGGCGGATCGACGTCGTGCAGCTTCACGGGTGCCGCCACGTCGGTCGGGCTCGCGCGCCCGAGCGGTGTCGCGGTCGACTCGTCGGGCAACGTGTACATCGCCGACACGAACAACAACTGCGTGCGCAAGCTGTCCGGGAGCACGATCGCGCCGCTCGCGGGAGGGGGTTCGACGTCGACGTGCAACAGCAGCGGGCCGGCGACGAGCTACCTCCTGCGCCGACCGGCCGCGCTCGCGGTCGACGCATCCGGCACCGTCTACATCGCCGACGCGACCAACAACTGCGTGCGCAAGGTGACCGGCTCGACGATGGCGTTCGTCGCGGGCGGCGGCTCGTCGTCGACGTGCGGCTACTCGGGGGCCGCGACCGGTGTCGCGCTCAGCAACCCCACGGGCATCGCGGTCGACTCCGCCGGCAA
This window harbors:
- a CDS encoding signal peptidase I; this translates as MRSPQRSATGSRRRSAHRALAHARIAFAVVTAALVAACSLFAVAIVAAHLTGRRLVPVRSGSMGAAVPTGSLVVEQRVPVRDVRVGTVILFHVPVAARASASSAPASTPARPLVVHRVEGVTGRGRARSFVTKGDANPAPDPWLVHPAGDDVWTARHVVPGMGRVYLFLARRDVDVVLVLLAAAPLVAALAGRAWRDAWNRERRSRAARRRARAVLVHRFARATATSAALAVVVAAPSAFGMFTGTATVSGVTYATGVLAAPSPLSCAWVGSNDVRLTWTNTSPTFALGYDVSRSNTSGSGYALLTSTSGATSTTTDDTNPSPPTLRYYTVTATHKPSSWTSPASNEVATTDCSDVITTIAGSTSSGFSGDGGPATSAKFKAPSGIASDAAGDVYVADTSNNRIRRIDATTGVVTTVAGGGGSTSCSFTGAATSVGLARPSGVAVDSSGNVYIADTNNNCVRKLSGSTIAPLAGGGSTSTCNSSGPATSYLLRRPAALAVDASGTVYIADATNNCVRKVTGSTMAFVAGGGSSSTCGYSGAATGVALSNPTGIAVDSAGKVYVADTANNCVRVVSGANVAQVAGGGGTSTCSFSGSASSVALSAPSGVAVDASGRVVIADASNNCVRLVSGASVSQLAGTGTNGSTGDNGYDRAAAVAAPVDLAVLSSGDVVITTSNEVREIVSPA